DNA from Fibrobacter sp. UWB15:
GTGGATGGCGGAGAACTTGAACTATGAGGCGGCAAGCGGCAGTTACTGCTACGGAGAGACCAAAAGTGACCCCAAGACGGAAAATTGCGCCACATATGGGCGTCTCTACATTTGGTCCACAGCCGTGGGCATGTCCGAGGACGAATGCGTCTATGGAAGTTATTGCAGCTTGCTCAGGGGCAATGTGCAGGGCATTTGCCCCGACGGTTGGCACATTCCGACCAACGATGAATGGGGAGTCCTAATCATCGCAGTGGGCGGGTCCAACTCGTCAACTACGGGTGTTAAGCTCAAGGCTACAACGCTTTGGAAAGCTAAAGACGGCATCACCAATGTTGATGCCGTCGGCTTTGCCGCGCTGCCAGCAGGTGACAGGGGCGTCGGAGGCGGCTTCTACGGTGTCGGCAGTCTGGCCTATTTTTGGAGTGCCTCACAATACAAAGTCGATTACCCCAACTTTATGACCCTGCGCTATGACTGGCGCACCGCGTCCCTGAGCTACTGCCAAAAAGGCGAAGGCTTCTCCGTCCGTTGCGTCAAGGATTCTGACTAAATCTCAAAAGGTTTCCCCATGAAAAACACATTCGCGAAAAAGTTCACGGTCTGCGCCCTTGCGGGGGTGCTCGGTTTCGCCCTGACCGCCTGCGACGATTCTTCGTCGGCGGGGGGTGATGGCGGCGAAACATCGACCAAGTCCAGCAACTCTAGTTCTTCAAGTGTCACCCCGAGCGATGTCGAGGGGTCTAGCAAAACCGCTTGGGATTACTTGAATCCGGACATCGATTATGGAGAGTTTACCGATGAACGTGATGGACAAGTCTATAAGACGGTTAAAATCGGAGATCAGATATGGATGGCCCAGAACTTGAATTATGCTTACACTGGTGTGAAGTTCTACGGGGAAAAATACACCTCCGATTCCACAAGTTGGTGCTACGAGAACAAGGTTTCCAACTGCGACAAGTACGGTCGTCTTTATACCTGGGCGGCGGCCATCGATTCGGTGAAGTTGGCTAATGATGCGGACAACCCGTTGGACTGCGGCTTCAGCAAGCGGTGCGACCTGTCCGGTAAGGTCCAGGGGCTCTGCCCCAGTGGCTGGCACCTTCCCGATACTACGGAATGGAACACCCTTTTCACTGCGGTGGGCGGCGGTTCTACGGCTGGCACCAAGCTCAAGTCCCAGACTGCATGGCATCCTTTTACCGATCCATTTACCTTTACCGTCATCACTAGCGAAGATACCTTCGGTTTTTCTGCGTTGCCTGCTGGCATCATCTTAGCCTTTGGCACCTTCTCCTACGATGGCGACAAAGCGCTCTTCTGGAGTTCAACGGATGTCCATCGCGACGCTGCGTACTACATGGACTTGGACTTTGTCAGCGACCAAGCGCGCCTGTTCACCTCCAACTACAAGAACGGCGGCTTCTCCGTCCGTTGTCTCAAGGACTCGGACTAAATCTCAAAAGGTTTCCCTATGAAAAACACGTTCTCTAGAAAGTTTACGGTCTGTGCCCTTGCGGGGGTGCTCGGTTTCGCCCTTTCCGCTTGCGACGACTCTTCATCGGCGGGTGGCGATGATAACGGCGAAACAAGTGCCCTGAGCAGCAGCGCCAAGGTCACTGAACCAGCCGAAGTGACTGACGGGTCCAGCGACAGTCGCGAGGCATCCAATGATGCTCAATCTAGCGGCAATGAAAAATCAAGTTCTTCTGTCACTCCGAAGAGTGCAAAAAGTTCTTCATCGAGCGGGGACCCAAAATCTTCATCAAGTTCCGATATGGCTGAAACTGCAACTTCCAGCAGCGATGGCAGTATCTACGACGCGTCTGCTAACATATTGACCGACTTACGCGATGGTCGAAACTACAAGACAACCACGATTGCCCCTGTCGGAACGAATTATTCGGAAGTGTGGATGGCGGAGAATTTAAATTATAGGACAGAGAACAGTTTTTGTTATAGAGATAAATTCGAAAATTGTGATAAATATGGCCGCTTGTACCTGTGGAGTGCTGCGGTCGGAAAGACCTTGGAAGAATGCGGATACGGACATAAATGTGATCTTGGTGCAGGCTTTGTTCGTGGAGTCTGTCCAAAGGGATGGCATTTACCCAGCAAGTCAGAATGGGAAAACTTGATTGTAGCCGTGGATGACTCCATTACGGAATATACTTCTGACAATAAGGCTGGAAGAATGCTCAAGTCTACTACGGATTGGACGTTCGACGGGAATGGGGTTGATTCCTATTCTTTTTCAGCGCTTCCTGCGGGCAAAAGGGATATCTCCACTTATTTCTATAATGGATATTATGGTGAGGAATCCGAGTATGCGCACTTTTGGAGCTCTACAGTCAGAAATGATAACTGGGCATATCAAATGTCATTATTCTACTATCGTCACGATAATGCGACATTGAATGACAGTAGTAAAGACATGGGCTACTCCGTCCGTTGTGTGAAGGACTCGGAATAATCCCTACCCCCTATCCCCTAAATCCTGCCCCCTAACATTGGTTATCGAGATGATAGTGCTTGAAAGCCACCAATATAACACTGGTGGCCTGTTTTATCCCTTTTGTAACAGTAATATTACGCCGAATGCAACTCTTACATACCATCCGAAGATGAGTACGAAATTATTCTTCCCGCCGAAATAGCAACACCAATGTCGGATATAATGAAAAAAATAAAGCATCCGTCAGCCTAGGGTAATTTCCATTACCCCATGACGAACGGATGACATTTTTAGGCCGCATTCTGATGGTCTTGCCGTAGTAATTTGTAAAAGGTTGTTCTTTTTAACCCTAATTGCCGCATTGCCGCCGTCGCTGTTAGCGTACCAGATTTGACTTGAGTGATTGCGTCATCCCAGCCTTCTGGTTTCGGAATCGATTTTTTTCCGAAGTGAACGCCGCGCTCCAACGCGAGTCTTATCCCCTGTTGCTGCCTAGATCTTATGTTGATCCTCTCGCGCTCGGCGACGTAACTGAGTATCTGTAAAACGAGGTCCGCAATGAAGCGGTTATCCAAATTATCTCCGCCAATTGAGGTGTCGAGTAAAGGCATGTCAAGCACTTTAATATCGCATTTTAATGTCTGAGTAATGTGCTTCCACTCGCTCTGTATTTCAGAATAATTACGCCCGATTCTATCGATTGAAAGCACCACAACTCGGTCTCCGGGCTGTAATGCCGGTAAGGACGATTCCGTGCCTACCAACGCTCTCCAAGCGCGTCTATCGAAATCCCGGCCAGAAGCCTTATCGCAGTACAAATACCGTTGATCGGTGATATATGGTTTTAGAGCTTCAATTTGTCGGTCTAGGTTTTGGTCGGTCGAACTGACCCTTGCGTAACCAAATGTTGCCATGGTGGTCTCCGTGTTAGATGATTAATGATTTTTTATGTAAGGCAGTCCCGTGAATGACTTGCCATTGTTCGGATTCGTCAACGCATGCGAAGCGAATGTGCGTGAAAGATGGGTGGTGCAATCCGAATGTGCGCTTTGCTTTTTCAGTGTTTAGCGCACTAATTTAAGCCGCATTTTGGACCTAAAAATAGTAGTGCGGTCTTGTACACTTTAACGACCTACTTTGTGCACGATTTTTGATGATGACGATGTCGGGTCTACATCAATAGGGTTTGTGTATACATGTGGGAATCTTACGGAAAAAACTTGAATGGTACAATGCTCTATATTAATATATATGTGATGAGTGTACCAATAGGGGTGCTTTGTAGGCGTGTCTACTTAGTAGTTGTACACCGATATGGGCTGGGTGACGAAAAAATTTTTCATCAGCATATAAACTTCTGATAGTTCGTTAGGGAATCCTAGCAACCAATGCATTATGCATTCTCATTTGGTAAGACGACGAGCGGATTGGGATGAATAGTTGGTTCATAAAATACGATACCCAGTCCGCTCGTTTTCATTTATTTTATGGTTTCACCGCATATATATTGTACAGCGCGTTCAGCCTTGCTAGCTGCAATCGGCAAAAGTGAAATATCATTGCGAAGCGCACGTATCCAAGACTGAATATATGCCGCGCTATCTTTGACGGTATACGTGCTGTCGATACCCAATTTGTGCAGTAAAAAGGTGCTACCGAGTTCGGCAATTAATTCTTCACGGCTATAATCTTCGCTGCCGAACGGAGCAATTTTTGCATTAGGCTTAAATCTGTTCAATCGATGAAAATGGCCCGTAGAGTGGGTTGCTTCATGGGCGAGAACCGAGTAGTATTGACTTGCCTCTGTAAAGCGTTCAATGCAAGGAACATTAATAAAATCCTTGGATACGGAATAGTATGCTTCTGTTGAAGACGTGTGAACTATGGAAATTTTTTCTCGCTTTGCGTAGTTGTTTATTAATGTTTCGGCATCGGCAATAGGTTTTGCTTCTTTAGTCTTGGTCAACCATTTTGGCATCATGCCGTCTACGTCGGCAATATCGAACACGATATATTTCTTAAGGAACGGAATCTGTTTAGTGACTATTTCACCATTTTCGTCGACTTCTTGCCTTTCAAGCATGGTCCAGAAGTAGACCTTATATCCGTGTGCTCCACGGCGTATACGACCATTGCATGCATGGATTTGATGGTACGTTGCCAATTCCCCTGACGATTTGCCGACCAAAAGTTGGTTGATTACGGAATAGGGACGGCCTGTGGCATGACTAACCAAAAGGCCATTACCCAGCCATGGGGCATGCCATGGCGCAAGCCCGTCGCCATTTTGCAGCATGGATATTACGGTATCGGTGATTTCTTGGTACGATTTATTATTAAGCATTGTAGCCTCCGTCAATTCATTTCATAGAATGCAATAGAAGGCGAGGGCAAGCCCGCCGTCGCTCTGCCAGTCGTTTCGACGTCGAACAACAAAAAAAACACCCAACGCCTCCACGTCGGGTGATTAATTGAAGGAAGAAAATATCGTACTATCCAGAGACTCGTTTCTTGCTAGGTCTGTAGATGTGGATACGCTTCTTAGCCATTGGTGGCCTCCGCGATTACTTGCTGATACTTTGTCAATACTGCGGCTTCGATGTGCTCGCGCATCGCTCGCGTTATTGGATTGCAGACGCTGCGATAATCCTCGCCTTTGAAGAATGGGTCTACTGGGTAGCCTACAAACAAGCCGTTGTCGCCGTCCATGACCCGCAAACCGCGAATCATAAACTGGTCGCCGAGGATAATGTTTGCAAGCGCCTTGATGTGCCCCATAGACGGCCCCTCGGTGAAGGGGAATATCTTGCAGTCGGTGACTTGCATTGCTGTGTTAGATTGGGCTTCGAGCTGCTGGATGCGAGCGACTAAGTCGGCTTTCTTCATTGTGCTGTAGTTCATTATTACCTCTTGATGATTGTTGCTTGTCATAGACCGCAATCCAATTCATGGGCAGTCCCGCCGACGTTGTGCCAGTCGTCTGTAATAGACAACAAAAAAATGTGCCCCTTGGGGCACTCGATTAGACTCGTTTAATTAGACTTCCATACAGTATGCATCTTCACACCAGCTTTCGATGTAGCTGGGATATGCCTCGCTGACTCCGTAATAGAACGTAATGCCGTTGGAGTCTTGATTGTCCGCCACAATATCGTCACGATGAAGCAAGAGGTAGTCTCTGTCCTCTTGGGTAGCCTTGATGTATTCGATATCGTCGGTGTTGTCGATTGCGCCGTTCCACAGGGAATGACCATAGACGCATTCTCCAGCACAGCGGATTGCCGTGATTGCGTCTGATTGCTTGGTCAAATCGAGATGATAAGTCTCAGCGGCTTTGCGTACTTCTGCTTCGATGGATTCGCCATCACCGTGCCCCCAGTGCTGATATAGGTAGGCAAGTGTCTTGCCATCATGTTTTAGGACAAATATGATTCGATCTGCCATGTAAACCTCGTATCGTTTCAGAGCTAATCCGTATATGAGGCAGTCCCGCCGAAGTTGAGCCAGTCTGCGTAGAAGAGCCGAAGTCGGAATTGATTGGGCCGAAATCGGCGTAAGGGAGTATTGAGCCATGTATCTTTATCGCTGTTCACGCGTGTGAATTTGCAAAAAGAGGATTCTTTGTTAGGGTACACGTTTTTCGATGAATGAGGACTCTCCATAGTCAGACGCCCCAAAAAGTAGGCATACAAAGATCGTCCATTTTTCAAAAAATTTAGGGGTAGGGTAGGGGATCAACGCGCTTGCTTCATAAATAACAGTAAGAGTATTATACGCGTGTCTATGCGAGTCGCATCAACCACATACTGAACGAATTGTGCATTCGGTATACAGATACCGCAATCAGCATAGAACTCGTGTAGATTCCGAACAATCCTATCGTAATCTACCAAACGACTGTTCCAGAGCGTATACCTGGCAGATAATCGGTGTAAACATTCAACATAATCGGCACTTACATCTATATCTGTATCATTAAAAGCGGTCACGACATAATTACTGTAATCTACTAGACGCTTGTTACATGGCGCATCAATAGCAGCCTCAATCGGAATCGTTGAGTCTGGAGGATTCAGAGTTGCGCTAGCGAGAGTTATATAAGTTGATGCTAGCATACAGCCATGCTTAACGCAAATCGAAACATCCCGCAACTGATGACAACGATGGTAATAGCACTCTCCGAACATCAATCGATCTTCTGTCGCACATTTCGGACAATAACGTATACGGCGAATCGTCGCATGATTTAACAGCATGTAGTCAGCTATGTCTATCTTGCCACTATGTTCCAAGCGGCTTAATGCAACACGACGTGCATACGCATCCATGTATCGAATATAATAGGGAATCATTGTATGTCGCCATAGGAACGCACCAATATCAATATACTGGCTACGTAATGCAGTCTTGATGTCTTCACTAAATTTTATGGCAAATTCAGCACTAAGTGTACGACATCGTGTAATTACAGAACATCTGCAATGACCTACCCATCGTGAGAGCCAGCTAGAGATCAGTTCATCCGGGTAAATCTTCGGCATGTACGCAAGCATCAGATTTCCTCTACGCTAAACAACGAACGTAAACAGCCTATCAAGTCACCACCAGAGCGTTTATACTCCGCAACGACATCGGCCATCGTCCTAGTGACGGCTACATGTAAGGAAGCTTCCTTAGGTGTAGGCAAATGTTCATGCTTTAGCCTAGTAGTTTGTGATAATCTTGGCTGTATACTAGGCAGCGTATGTCTATGAAGCATTCGCATTCGTTCGTTATACGCTATAGTCAGCGAGTCCAGCCCCAATGATTCTGTACCGCGAAGAATAGCTACTTGCTGAGCGTCATGGACCAAAGCTACAAGTGACGAAGGCAATCCACCGGAATGCGTAAATAACCAGTTATAAATGGACTCGTTAAGAGCAGACTCTTTGCCCACATACTGGTAAGCGTACATGGTCGAACAGAGTCGATAAAATTCGTCTCCGTAGGTCATCGGGCCGTATTCGAGTCCAACGGTTCTTCGTGCCATCTGTGGGACTTGCTGAAAAAATCCAATACACTCTGGAGTCCCTATAAGCAGAAGACTTATTCCGGTTGTATTAATGAGCTGGATGAGCATCATATACAGTTGCCGACCGGCTCGATGTTCGACTATGTTCTGGATTTCGTCCACAACCAAGGTACCTACATGCAAGTGACATATTTGGCAAACAACTCCAAGTAATTGCTGACTGTTCACACGACCTTTACAGACCGTTTCATAGTAATTTGTGCCAAGCGCGTCATCTATCGCAATAACAATCTGATAAAGAAGCCCCTTGCAACTCGAATCGAATGGGCAGCTAACTAACAACACCGGAACAATCTTGTGGAATGAATCTTGTATATCAATGACGCCACCCAACAGTTCAACGGAATATTGTAAGCATGAAGATTTTCCAATTCCAGAACAACCGATAACTGTAGCACTGGTTGCACCAGAAACGACGCCGTGATACTCTAAACCGTTCATCCAACGGTATGTTGCATTAAGCCGTCTTACGCTGTCGGGATTACCTTTTTGTTCCAAGCTCATACGCGTCATCGTATATAATTTGTGGTAGACTTCCACACACATCGTCGTCGGTACGAAGATTCGGTAGACATCAGTCAGTCGCATTAATCGGTCACTGGCTGACATTAATCGAACATCGGCACTATAATCTGGTAGGCGAGTCAGCGCATCAATTAAGCAGGCTCCGGTTAGTAGGGGAGGAAGATAGCTTGCGAAATCAGCCATTGGACGCCTCCTTGACGAAATCCTTATGTGTGTCTATACGCGCAATCTCGCGCGTTTCGCGTATATTTTTGATGTTTGATGCCGCGCCATGCCCAGCATTAGCAACAATAGTCTCAATATGATTAGCTAGGTCAATCTTACCTTGTAACGCTTTGGTTCGGAATCCACCCACAAAGCATCGGATGTCCTTAACAAAGCGGTCCTTCTCGTCGAAACTCATATCTGCAAACCGATCTTCAATCAGCGAAAACTCGCAGTAGTCATCAGTCACTAGGTATACCGATGACGTGTTATCTGGATTATACGCAACAATCGCATCGTCGCCACGAAGGTAATGCTCGACATAACCATCGTGATGGTAGCGGAGCCCATTTACTAGCAAACCCTTACGGCTAAATTTACCTTTGGTTCGCGGCAACAGGATGAGCATTAGACGTTTCTTGTCAACCTTAACCAATCCGTCAGCGCTTAACGACTTGGCATAGTTCCAAACGCTTGCGGCATGTGGCGGAACTCTTTTAGCCAACATTTCGCGAGTATACGGGAAATTAGCCAGTACACGTTGTGTATTATAGTGAAGTATAGTGCGAATAACGACTTTTTCAAACTCCTCAAGCGTCAGTGTCGCATCTAGGCGATAATCATGCCCACCACGACGTCGAAAATCTGTCTCAATAACACCATGTCCCTTAAGATATGGTTTGAAGGCCTCTTGAATAAGGCTAAACAACTTCTCCACGGGGCCTTTAAGCTCTGGCCTGAAAGCTGGCAAATTGACGACCGTAACGCCTAATTCACTGAGCTGTTCAAAATTCGCGCTTGCAAATTCGGAACCCTTATCGGTAATATATGTAGCCATAAGCGTATTACAATCCCAGTCATGAGAGTCTATAAGGATTCCAAATTGATGGCACCAATTAACCTTATCGGTTACGGCATTCAAGAGCATGTTTCGGACAGAATACATGCCGCCTTCCCACGTGAGACTGTAGGCGGTACACATAGAACTAAACGCATCCACGCATACGGTCAGCAAGGGGCGACCCACGACACGCTTGGCAGCATCGCATAAGTATATATCGCATACAGACGAGTCAATCATCGCGACTCCGATGGTTGCAGAGAGCTGTTGCACCCCAGCGCCAAGAAGTGGACGGCGGTTCATCTGATATGCCTTGATACCATCCCTTGTAATAAACTCCGTCTGTAATTTGCGGGTTTTACGAAAGTAGTATCGAAATTGGTGAATAGAAGGATGATGGGGTAGGAGGCTACCAGTAGTATCACAATATCGTTCCTTGAGCATCATTACGTATGTCTCTGGTATGCTTCGGCCAAACCGCGTGTAGTAATATCTATTGATAGCCCATCGCATATTTCGCTGGTCCTCGCTGAGATTTGGGCGAACACGTAGGGGAGGCGCAAAAATAGCTTTGGTCTGGTAGACCAGATAAAGATTAAGATCGTCTTTCAATCGACGTCGACTCAAGTGTAACGATTCCGCTGACTCTGCTAATACGGAGAACCGTTTACGTTCGTCAGTCAAGTACATTAGTGCTAGGGCGATGCGAGCGAATCGATGATTGCATGCTTGTTCTTGTCGTGCGTTTAATTGCTCCGGAATGTGTCGGTTATTGGCCGATTGCATTTCTGACTCGCTGACGACGACTGCTCCGGCAAGTTCGTCTTCGCGCATGAACCTGGGTGCGCCGATATTGGTACAGTTGATGACAAGTATCATCCCGTCACCAGAAGAGGAGAGGACACGATATATACACCCATTATGCTTTAAAAGCACTTTATCCTTGAACATGGTTAGTCTCCTTATTTGTTACAACTCCCCAGTCAGTCACTCCGCGCCTATACCAGTAGTCCCTAGAGGCATCCAAAATCCGCACAGTCATTGGTTTAATAAGATGCTTACGACTTACACATTCGCGGACTGCAAATGAACCGCTTGTCCTCCGTATATAGAAGTCTGATGTGTAATCGCCTATTTCAAGTCCCCGCAGAGGCAAATTACATGTGAACGATTCCACATCATCGCTAGCTTGCAATATCTCCGCGTATGCGGATTGCAAGTCATTGTAGCACCTACAGACGTCGGTAGACTTGCTTAGATTACGTTTTGTGCATCTGGTTTTGGGATTACTCTTCTGCAATTTGGCGCCTCCAAATCCCGAAAAATGATTCCGAAAAACATTGATGTATGCCGAAATCCGCATTATTTGCCGAAATCCGCAAAATGAATTGGCGTTTTTGTATCAATTTGGGCATTCTTGAACCTCCGAAATTTGCGATATCGGACTTACTCCATGTCCTATAGCACGGTGTACTTCCATATTGGAGTTGTCCAAAGTTCCACCTATTCAGACCTGGTGCAGACCGATGATCCGGCCAGAGTCAGCAACAGTTCGAACTAATATCGTCATTAATGTTATGGACGGTCATCCAGTGCGATATATGCCGAAATTTGCCGGATTCCGGCAATTATGGCACCGTACGCGCCGTCTTACGATATCGGAGAACCTACGAGAACGAGTACGACAGTTGTGACGAAGTCGACTGGATTCGGCCAGTCCATAGCCCAACTGGTCCGACAATTCCTACGTGGAAGTCTATTTTGCGCCATGTGGAAGTCGGCTGTACGTCGCGACATTGTAAAACAAGCCTCCCCTGAATTTTCAACATCTTTATTGCCGATAATGCGGATTATGTAAACTAAATATTCTCAAAGAAAAGAGACTCTTGGCCAAGGGTTGTTCAAAACAGCAAAATTTGTATAGAAATTATTTATATTTTAAAAATGAAACTCGGTGCTCTTGTCGCCCTCTTACTTATCATTCCCCTTTTTGCAGAAGACTCTTTTCAGCGTTATTCGGTCGTACCTATACTCGGGTATACCGAAGAAACCGAATTTCAGTACGGTTTCATGGGACTCTTTTTTCTTAAGCCCGAAACTGAAGGTGGCAAAGTTCCTGAAATCGGGATTACCACCTACGGTTCTACCAGAAACCAGCTGCAAGTGGCATTGGAACCCTATTTTTACTTTTTTCACGATCAAATTACGGTATGGTCCATTCTCAAATACCAAGATTGGATTGCAAGCTACTTCGGACGAGGAAATGACCCCGATATTGACGAATACACACTCTTTGACCGCAAAAAGTTCCATGGCGGAACTCGGATAGAATCTAGAATCGGCATTCCCAAAGAATTCAAATACGGCTTAGAGTTGCATATAGAACACACCGACATTTCATTCCACGAAAGCGATTCTAAACCTCTCCCCCATTCACATTCGGGCTGGCGTAACGGACTAGGCTACCTGCTTGGCTTAGATACCCGTGACAACACCAACTGGACTCGCCACGGCTACCTGGTGCAATGGCAACAAATGTTCTACAACAATCACCTGGGCGACTATACCTTCAATGTAGAAACCCTCGACTTGCGTGGCTACTCGAGTTTGTCTAAATCGACTACGACGGCAGTCGGCTTTTTGTGGATGCGCGCAGACGGCGATGTTCCTTTTGATATGCTGGCAGGTCCTGACGGAATCAGCCGTTTCCGCGGCGTAGAAAGTCTGTATTTTGGAGACAATCAGGCGGTAATCATGCAGGCAGAAGTCCGTCAATTTATTTGGTGGCGCCTAGGTAGCCATGTGTTTTTTGAAGGCGGAAAATCAGGCCGTTACTTTAGTGAACTTGCGCGTAACGACTGGCACCGGTCCGTTGGCGTAGGCGCTTTACTCGGACTTAACCTGAAAGAAAACTTATTCGCAAGAGCGGACTTTTCTTGGGTCGATTTTGACCATTTAGGTCTCTCTTTTTACGTTCGTCAAGCTTTTTAGCACAAAATCGCCAAGAAATTGACTGGATATGTGCATTTCGTCCTTAATTTAAGTCTATATGTCGCTTTTGTAGTAAAATTGACAATGCATTTATTATTTTTTTCTATCTTTGTCTCAAAAAAGTTACGAGGTATAATATGAATGAAATGAAAGAAAAACTCAAGGCCTTCTTTATGTCTGATCTCGGCGTCGATGGCGACGTGCTCCAGTTCGATACCCCGCTTTTCGGTGAAGAAATTGGCCTCGATTCTGTGGATTCCCTTGAAATTATTTCCTTTGTGGATTCCAATTTCGGTGTTTCCATGACGGGCGTTGCCAAGGAAAACTTCCAGAGCATCGATACAATCGCTGCTTATA
Protein-coding regions in this window:
- a CDS encoding SpoVG family protein; this translates as MNYSTMKKADLVARIQQLEAQSNTAMQVTDCKIFPFTEGPSMGHIKALANIILGDQFMIRGLRVMDGDNGLFVGYPVDPFFKGEDYRSVCNPITRAMREHIEAAVLTKYQQVIAEATNG
- a CDS encoding recombinase family protein, with amino-acid sequence MATFGYARVSSTDQNLDRQIEALKPYITDQRYLYCDKASGRDFDRRAWRALVGTESSLPALQPGDRVVVLSIDRIGRNYSEIQSEWKHITQTLKCDIKVLDMPLLDTSIGGDNLDNRFIADLVLQILSYVAERERINIRSRQQQGIRLALERGVHFGKKSIPKPEGWDDAITQVKSGTLTATAAMRQLGLKRTTFYKLLRQDHQNAA
- a CDS encoding ATP-binding protein codes for the protein MADFASYLPPLLTGACLIDALTRLPDYSADVRLMSASDRLMRLTDVYRIFVPTTMCVEVYHKLYTMTRMSLEQKGNPDSVRRLNATYRWMNGLEYHGVVSGATSATVIGCSGIGKSSCLQYSVELLGGVIDIQDSFHKIVPVLLVSCPFDSSCKGLLYQIVIAIDDALGTNYYETVCKGRVNSQQLLGVVCQICHLHVGTLVVDEIQNIVEHRAGRQLYMMLIQLINTTGISLLLIGTPECIGFFQQVPQMARRTVGLEYGPMTYGDEFYRLCSTMYAYQYVGKESALNESIYNWLFTHSGGLPSSLVALVHDAQQVAILRGTESLGLDSLTIAYNERMRMLHRHTLPSIQPRLSQTTRLKHEHLPTPKEASLHVAVTRTMADVVAEYKRSGGDLIGCLRSLFSVEEI
- a CDS encoding fibrobacter succinogenes major paralogous domain-containing protein — encoded protein: MKNTFSRKFTVCALAGVLGFALSACDDSSSAGGDDNGETSALSSSAKVTEPAEVTDGSSDSREASNDAQSSGNEKSSSSVTPKSAKSSSSSGDPKSSSSSDMAETATSSSDGSIYDASANILTDLRDGRNYKTTTIAPVGTNYSEVWMAENLNYRTENSFCYRDKFENCDKYGRLYLWSAAVGKTLEECGYGHKCDLGAGFVRGVCPKGWHLPSKSEWENLIVAVDDSITEYTSDNKAGRMLKSTTDWTFDGNGVDSYSFSALPAGKRDISTYFYNGYYGEESEYAHFWSSTVRNDNWAYQMSLFYYRHDNATLNDSSKDMGYSVRCVKDSE
- a CDS encoding fibrobacter succinogenes major paralogous domain-containing protein; protein product: MKNTFAKKFTVCALAGVLGFALTACDDSSSAGGDGGETSTKSSNSSSSSVTPSDVEGSSKTAWDYLNPDIDYGEFTDERDGQVYKTVKIGDQIWMAQNLNYAYTGVKFYGEKYTSDSTSWCYENKVSNCDKYGRLYTWAAAIDSVKLANDADNPLDCGFSKRCDLSGKVQGLCPSGWHLPDTTEWNTLFTAVGGGSTAGTKLKSQTAWHPFTDPFTFTVITSEDTFGFSALPAGIILAFGTFSYDGDKALFWSSTDVHRDAAYYMDLDFVSDQARLFTSNYKNGGFSVRCLKDSD
- a CDS encoding ArdC family protein codes for the protein MLNNKSYQEITDTVISMLQNGDGLAPWHAPWLGNGLLVSHATGRPYSVINQLLVGKSSGELATYHQIHACNGRIRRGAHGYKVYFWTMLERQEVDENGEIVTKQIPFLKKYIVFDIADVDGMMPKWLTKTKEAKPIADAETLINNYAKREKISIVHTSSTEAYYSVSKDFINVPCIERFTEASQYYSVLAHEATHSTGHFHRLNRFKPNAKIAPFGSEDYSREELIAELGSTFLLHKLGIDSTYTVKDSAAYIQSWIRALRNDISLLPIAASKAERAVQYICGETIK
- a CDS encoding fibrobacter succinogenes major paralogous domain-containing protein, translated to MKNLFAMNFVKVSSWRGGAAVGCVLAALCLGAFVGCDDSSSASSNETEASSSSVVSSDNEVKSSSSTKENKDSSDSKSSSSVKVSALSSSSVALATPCKTETEDSCEYGTLNDERDGQIYKTVKIGDQWWMAENLNYEAASGSYCYGETKSDPKTENCATYGRLYIWSTAVGMSEDECVYGSYCSLLRGNVQGICPDGWHIPTNDEWGVLIIAVGGSNSSTTGVKLKATTLWKAKDGITNVDAVGFAALPAGDRGVGGGFYGVGSLAYFWSASQYKVDYPNFMTLRYDWRTASLSYCQKGEGFSVRCVKDSD
- a CDS encoding DDE-type integrase/transposase/recombinase — encoded protein: MFKDKVLLKHNGCIYRVLSSSGDGMILVINCTNIGAPRFMREDELAGAVVVSESEMQSANNRHIPEQLNARQEQACNHRFARIALALMYLTDERKRFSVLAESAESLHLSRRRLKDDLNLYLVYQTKAIFAPPLRVRPNLSEDQRNMRWAINRYYYTRFGRSIPETYVMMLKERYCDTTGSLLPHHPSIHQFRYYFRKTRKLQTEFITRDGIKAYQMNRRPLLGAGVQQLSATIGVAMIDSSVCDIYLCDAAKRVVGRPLLTVCVDAFSSMCTAYSLTWEGGMYSVRNMLLNAVTDKVNWCHQFGILIDSHDWDCNTLMATYITDKGSEFASANFEQLSELGVTVVNLPAFRPELKGPVEKLFSLIQEAFKPYLKGHGVIETDFRRRGGHDYRLDATLTLEEFEKVVIRTILHYNTQRVLANFPYTREMLAKRVPPHAASVWNYAKSLSADGLVKVDKKRLMLILLPRTKGKFSRKGLLVNGLRYHHDGYVEHYLRGDDAIVAYNPDNTSSVYLVTDDYCEFSLIEDRFADMSFDEKDRFVKDIRCFVGGFRTKALQGKIDLANHIETIVANAGHGAASNIKNIRETREIARIDTHKDFVKEASNG
- a CDS encoding TniQ family protein yields the protein MLAYMPKIYPDELISSWLSRWVGHCRCSVITRCRTLSAEFAIKFSEDIKTALRSQYIDIGAFLWRHTMIPYYIRYMDAYARRVALSRLEHSGKIDIADYMLLNHATIRRIRYCPKCATEDRLMFGECYYHRCHQLRDVSICVKHGCMLASTYITLASATLNPPDSTIPIEAAIDAPCNKRLVDYSNYVVTAFNDTDIDVSADYVECLHRLSARYTLWNSRLVDYDRIVRNLHEFYADCGICIPNAQFVQYVVDATRIDTRIILLLLFMKQAR